Sequence from the Candidatus Beckwithbacteria bacterium genome:
CGACTATTGCCCCACCTGCTTTTAAGGCATCTCGGCGAGATAGTGGTTTTGGTTCTTGAACCATAACTAGATTAATATGACTTATAACTTAGATTGATGTCAAGAACAAACATCAATGACAAGTGGCGGCTTTAACAAAGCCGGCGACCTGGGCGTCTTTCTCGGTGCAGAACCAGTCTTCACCGATATCTTTTTCCACAATCGTAAAAGCGTACTGGGCACAGTTGGGCAGGTAATATTTTCTGGCAGTGGAGTTTTTGTCAATATTCCCCTTAATATTACATTTTGGGTTATCCGGATTTTCTTTTTGGTAGCATTTGGGGCTGTAAATTCCGAGACGATCGGTTTTGGCTTGATTGGCGACGGCTTGAATTGGTTCGGTTTGAGAAGTCTGATCGCTGTGGTATCTGGCCCAGCCGGATTCCAGCATTTTTAAATTGACTAAAGTATCGCCAATATAAACCAGGGCCATCGGCCGGCCATACTGGTCCATGATTTTTTCTTCCACCCGGATCTTTTTTTGGTCAACCAATTTCGTCAGCAGGTCTTTGGCTTCCTCGCCGCCACAAAATTCCAGTTCCGGCGCGTCAATATGCCTTAAGCGCAAGCGGACTTTGCCGTCCATAACCAAGGTGTCGCCATCAATGACACCGATAACTTTAATGTCACCGCCCGGAGATTTATTTAATAAAAAGTAATTTAATAAGAGTGAGGGAAGAATCAAAATCAGACTAAGTAACTTTAGTAACCTAGGCAGCTTACGAGAAATGAGGGTACTCATTTTAGCTCAAAGGTGACGGTGACGGTTTTGGAAACGGTTTCCGTGCCGGGTTCGATTGGAGCAGGGACACCACCGACCTCGGCTTTGGCAGACATAAAAACCGGCCGAGGGGCAGAGGT
This genomic interval carries:
- a CDS encoding thermonuclease family protein; the encoded protein is MSTLISRKLPRLLKLLSLILILPSLLLNYFLLNKSPGGDIKVIGVIDGDTLVMDGKVRLRLRHIDAPELEFCGGEEAKDLLTKLVDQKKIRVEEKIMDQYGRPMALVYIGDTLVNLKMLESGWARYHSDQTSQTEPIQAVANQAKTDRLGIYSPKCYQKENPDNPKCNIKGNIDKNSTARKYYLPNCAQYAFTIVEKDIGEDWFCTEKDAQVAGFVKAATCH